CGGTCACCCGATCCTTCATCTTCTCGTACGTGACCTCTGCGTCACCGGCAGCCGCGAAACCGATGCCCGGCCCCTTCTGGATGTCACGCGTGCCGAGGTTCGAGGTCATGATGATGATGGTGTTCTTGAAGTCGACCTTGTGCCCCTGCGAGTCGGTGAGGTGGCCGTCTTCCAGGATCTGCAGCAAGGTGTTGAACACGTCGGGGTGGGCCTTCTCGATCTCGTCGAAGAGCACGACCGAGAACGGCTTGCGACGCACGGCCTCGGTGAGCTGGCCGCCTTCCTCGTAGCCGACGTAGCCCGGAGGCGAGCCGATCAGGCGGCTGACGGTGTGCTTCTCCATGTACTCAGACATGTCGAGCTGGATCAATGCATCCTCGTCGCCGAACAGGAACTCCGCGAGCGCCTTCGAGAGCTCGGTCTTTCCGACCCCCGAGGGGCCGAGGAAGATGAACGAGCCGGCCGGGCGGCGTGGGTCCTTCAGGCCCGACCGTGTACGGCGCATCGCGCGGGAGACGGCCGAGATCGCCTCGTTCTGGGTGACGATGCGCTTGTGGAGTTCGTCCTCCATGCGAAGCAGCTTCTCGGTCTCCTCCTCGGTGAGCTTGAAGACCGGGATGCCGGTCCAGATGCTCAGGACCTCGGCGATCTCCTCCTCGTCGACCTCGCTGAGGATGTCCATCTCGCCGGACTTCCAGGCCTGCTCGCGACGTGAGCGCTCCTCCTGCAGCTGGCGCTCCTCGTCTCGGAGCGATGCGGCCTTCTCGAAGTCCTGGCCGTCGATCGCGCTCTCCTTGCGCAGGCGCACGTCGGCGATCTTCTCGTCGACCTCGCGGACGTCGGGCGGCGCGGTCATGCGACGGATGCGCATGCGCGAGCCGGCCTCGTCGATCAGGTCGATCGCCTTGTCGGGCAGGAACCGGTCGCTGATGTAGCGATCGGCGAGGTTCGCCGCAGCCACCAGCGCGTCGTCGGTGAAGTTCACGCGGTGATGTGCCTCATAGCGGTCGCGGAGGCCCTTGAGGATCTCGATCGTGTGGGCGACGTTCGGCTCCTGGACCTCGATCGGCTGGAAGCGGCGCTCGAGCGCGGCGTCCTTCTCGAGGTGCTTGCGGTACTCGTCGCGCGTGGTGGCACCGATCGTCTGCAGCTCGCCGCGAGCGAGCATCGGTTTGAGGATGCTCGCCGCGTCGATCGCGCCCTCGGCGGCGCCGGCTCCCACCAGCGTGTGCAGCTCGTCGATGAACAGCACGATGTCGCCGCGGGTCTTGATCTCCTTCAGCACCTTCTTGAGGCG
This sequence is a window from Actinomycetota bacterium. Protein-coding genes within it:
- a CDS encoding ATP-dependent Clp protease ATP-binding subunit: MFERFTDRARRVVVLAQEEARMLNHNYIGTEHILLGLIHEGEGVAAKALESLNISLEAVRQQVEEIIGQGQAAPTGHIPFTPRAKKVLELSLREALQLCHNYIGTEHILLGLIREGEGVAAQVLQKLGADLNRVRQTVIQLLSGYTGGKGETTPGGAPEGQQSGSMVLDQFGRNLTQLARDGKLDPVIGREKEIERVMQVLSRRTKNNPVLIGEPGVGKTAVVEGLSQDIIRGEVPETLKDKQIYTLDLGALVAGSRYRGDFEERLKKVLKEIKTRGDIVLFIDELHTLVGAGAAEGAIDAASILKPMLARGELQTIGATTRDEYRKHLEKDAALERRFQPIEVQEPNVAHTIEILKGLRDRYEAHHRVNFTDDALVAAANLADRYISDRFLPDKAIDLIDEAGSRMRIRRMTAPPDVREVDEKIADVRLRKESAIDGQDFEKAASLRDEERQLQEERSRREQAWKSGEMDILSEVDEEEIAEVLSIWTGIPVFKLTEEETEKLLRMEDELHKRIVTQNEAISAVSRAMRRTRSGLKDPRRPAGSFIFLGPSGVGKTELSKALAEFLFGDEDALIQLDMSEYMEKHTVSRLIGSPPGYVGYEEGGQLTEAVRRKPFSVVLFDEIEKAHPDVFNTLLQILEDGHLTDSQGHKVDFKNTIIIMTSNLGTRDIQKGPGIGFAAAGDAEVTYEKMKDRVTEELKKSFRPEFINRIDEVIVFRSLTQEDVKNIVDLMMKRVREQLKAKDVEIELTDGARVVLATEGYDQSLGARPLRRTIQRLVEDPLAEKLLYKEFRAGETILVDAVDGEIVFDHTGGMLPPDVPPVELAGSPE